Proteins encoded within one genomic window of Streptomyces profundus:
- a CDS encoding ABC transporter ATP-binding protein, which yields MALDSSVGEDAAAEAAYAVRFEHVSKSFGRQGKQQLVLDDISLDVAPGEFVTLIGASGCGKSTLLNLAAGLDAPSAGEISVPGGRPALMFQEHALFPWLTAGRNVELALRLRGVPKAERRPEAERLLSLVRLGGSYDKRVHELSGGMRQRVALARALAQASQLLLMDEPFAALDAITRDVLHEELTRIWSETGVSVLFVTHNVREAVRLAQRVILLSSRPGRIVTEWRVDIEQPRRIEDAEVSALSVEITERLREEIRRHGQQ from the coding sequence ATGGCCCTCGACAGCTCGGTCGGTGAGGACGCCGCAGCCGAGGCCGCTTACGCCGTGCGGTTCGAGCATGTGTCGAAATCCTTCGGCCGCCAGGGCAAACAGCAACTCGTGCTGGACGACATCAGCCTGGATGTCGCTCCCGGGGAGTTCGTCACGCTGATCGGCGCCTCGGGGTGCGGCAAGTCGACGCTGCTCAACCTGGCCGCCGGTCTCGACGCGCCGTCCGCGGGGGAGATCTCGGTCCCCGGCGGGCGCCCGGCGCTGATGTTCCAGGAGCACGCGCTGTTCCCGTGGCTCACCGCCGGCCGCAACGTCGAGTTGGCGCTGCGGCTGCGCGGGGTGCCCAAGGCGGAGCGGCGCCCGGAGGCGGAGCGGCTGCTGAGCCTGGTGCGGCTCGGCGGCAGCTACGACAAGCGGGTGCACGAGCTGTCCGGCGGCATGCGGCAGCGCGTGGCACTGGCCAGGGCGCTCGCCCAGGCCAGCCAACTGCTGCTGATGGACGAGCCGTTCGCGGCGCTCGACGCCATCACCAGGGACGTGCTGCACGAGGAGCTGACCCGGATCTGGTCCGAGACCGGCGTCTCGGTGCTCTTTGTGACGCACAACGTCCGGGAGGCGGTGCGGCTGGCCCAGCGGGTCATCCTGCTCTCCTCCCGGCCGGGCCGGATCGTCACCGAGTGGCGCGTCGACATCGAGCAGCCCCGCCGGATCGAGGACGCCGAGGTCTCCGCGCTCTCCGTGGAGATCACCGAACGACTCCGGGAGGAGATCCGCCGCCATGGCCAGCAGTGA
- a CDS encoding ABC transporter substrate-binding protein has product MTAPRPVRRRTPLVALTSLTLLLAPLAACGYGSDSDDDEPTPTNSASGPALSTDEVRVGYFANITHATGVIGLENDGLIREELGGTEVKTQIFNAGPSAIEALNAGDLDITFIGPNPAINGFAGSGGQSLRVVSGAASGGASLVVNPDTVASLDDLAGKRIATPQLGNTQDVALLSYLNDQGFEVDPQSGSGDVSVLRIANSEIPAAFDGGDIDGAWVPEPTAANLISRGAETLLDEGELWDNGQYVVTHVIAAQSFLDEHPDVVEAVVRGVVRTNAWINENPDEAKSVFNGALGRLPGGNELPAEVLDPAFENVEFLNDPLAETLLVGAENATEVGLLDETDLTGIYDLSILNSVLAEADLPEAGDAGLGVG; this is encoded by the coding sequence ATGACCGCTCCCCGCCCCGTGCGTCGCAGAACCCCGCTGGTCGCGCTGACCTCCCTGACGCTGCTGTTGGCACCGCTCGCCGCCTGCGGTTACGGCTCCGACTCCGACGACGACGAGCCCACGCCGACCAACAGCGCCAGCGGCCCCGCGCTCTCCACCGACGAGGTGCGCGTCGGCTACTTCGCCAACATCACGCACGCGACCGGCGTGATCGGTCTGGAGAACGACGGGCTGATCCGCGAGGAGCTGGGCGGCACCGAGGTGAAGACGCAGATCTTCAACGCCGGTCCGTCGGCGATCGAGGCGCTGAACGCCGGGGATCTGGACATCACCTTCATCGGCCCCAACCCCGCGATCAACGGCTTCGCCGGCTCCGGCGGGCAGAGCCTGCGGGTCGTCTCCGGCGCGGCCTCCGGCGGCGCCTCGCTGGTCGTCAACCCGGACACCGTCGCCAGCCTGGACGATCTGGCGGGCAAGCGGATCGCCACCCCGCAGCTCGGCAACACCCAGGACGTGGCGCTGCTCAGCTACCTCAACGACCAGGGCTTCGAGGTCGACCCGCAGAGCGGCTCGGGCGACGTCTCGGTGCTGCGGATCGCCAACTCGGAGATCCCGGCGGCCTTCGACGGCGGCGACATCGACGGCGCCTGGGTGCCGGAGCCCACCGCGGCCAACCTGATCAGCCGGGGCGCCGAGACCCTGCTGGACGAGGGCGAGCTGTGGGACAACGGCCAGTACGTGGTCACCCATGTGATCGCCGCCCAGAGCTTCCTGGACGAACACCCCGACGTGGTCGAGGCCGTGGTGCGGGGCGTGGTGCGCACCAACGCCTGGATCAACGAGAACCCGGACGAGGCCAAGAGCGTCTTCAACGGCGCGCTCGGCCGGCTGCCCGGCGGCAACGAACTGCCGGCCGAGGTGCTGGACCCGGCCTTCGAGAACGTCGAGTTCCTCAACGACCCGCTGGCCGAGACGCTGCTGGTCGGCGCCGAGAACGCCACCGAGGTCGGCCTGTTGGACGAGACGGACCTGACCGGCATCTACGACCTGTCGATCCTCAACTCGGTGCTGGCCGAGGCCGACCTGCCCGAGGCCGGCGACGCCGGTCTCGGCGTCGGCTGA
- a CDS encoding sulfate adenylyltransferase subunit 1: MTGQSAADTADSAAISATSLLRFATAGSVDDGKSTLVGRLLHDSKSVLSDQLAAVELASRNRGQEAPDLALLTDGLRAEREQGITIDVAYRYFATARRRFVLADTPGHVQYTRNMVTGASTAELAIILVDARNGVVEQTRRHAAVAALLRVPQVVLAVNKMDLVDYAEPVFAAIAAEFTRYAASLGVPEITPIPISALAGDNVVTPSATMDWYGGPTVLEHLETVPVAHDPSRDPARFPVQYVIRPQSAAHPDYRGYAGQIASGVLRVGERVTVAPSGRGSVITGIDALGQSVDVAWAPQSVTLSLADDLDISRGDLIAPADSAAPTSQDLTATVCHLHDRPLTPGARVLLKHTTRTVKAIVREIPSRLTLDDLSQHPEPGRLVANDIGRVVVRTAEPLPVDRYADSRATGSFLLIDPADGATLTAGMAGEAFADPSGGAEAADEDGWDF; encoded by the coding sequence ATGACCGGCCAGAGCGCCGCCGACACCGCCGACAGCGCGGCGATATCCGCCACCTCGCTGCTGCGGTTCGCCACCGCCGGATCCGTCGACGACGGCAAGTCCACGCTGGTGGGGCGGCTGTTGCACGACTCCAAGTCGGTGCTGAGCGACCAGCTGGCGGCCGTGGAGCTGGCCTCCCGCAACCGGGGCCAGGAGGCGCCCGATCTGGCGCTGCTCACGGACGGGCTGCGCGCCGAGCGCGAGCAGGGCATCACCATCGACGTGGCCTACCGCTACTTCGCCACGGCACGCCGGCGCTTCGTCCTGGCCGACACCCCCGGGCATGTGCAGTACACCCGGAACATGGTGACCGGCGCCTCGACGGCCGAGTTGGCGATCATCCTGGTGGACGCCCGCAACGGCGTGGTGGAGCAGACCCGCCGGCACGCGGCGGTCGCGGCCCTGCTGCGCGTCCCGCAGGTGGTGCTGGCCGTCAACAAGATGGATCTGGTCGACTACGCGGAGCCCGTCTTCGCCGCGATCGCCGCCGAGTTCACCCGGTACGCCGCCTCCCTCGGCGTCCCCGAGATCACCCCGATCCCCATCTCGGCGCTCGCGGGCGACAACGTGGTGACCCCGTCGGCCACCATGGACTGGTACGGCGGCCCCACCGTGCTCGAACACCTGGAGACGGTGCCGGTGGCGCACGACCCGTCGCGGGATCCGGCGCGCTTCCCCGTGCAGTACGTGATCAGGCCGCAGTCCGCCGCACACCCGGACTACCGGGGGTACGCGGGCCAGATCGCGTCCGGCGTGCTGCGGGTGGGCGAGCGGGTGACGGTGGCCCCCTCGGGCCGCGGCAGCGTGATCACCGGGATCGACGCGCTGGGCCAGTCGGTGGATGTGGCGTGGGCCCCGCAGTCGGTGACGCTCAGCCTGGCGGACGATCTGGACATCTCCCGGGGCGATCTGATCGCCCCCGCCGACAGCGCGGCGCCGACCAGCCAGGACCTCACGGCCACCGTCTGCCATCTGCACGACCGTCCGCTGACCCCGGGCGCCCGGGTGCTGCTCAAGCACACCACCCGCACCGTCAAGGCGATCGTCAGGGAGATCCCGTCCCGGCTGACCCTGGACGATCTCTCCCAACACCCCGAGCCCGGACGGCTGGTGGCCAACGACATCGGCCGGGTGGTCGTCCGCACCGCCGAGCCGCTGCCGGTCGACCGCTACGCGGACTCCCGCGCCACCGGCTCCTTCCTGCTGATCGACCCGGCCGACGGCGCGACGCTGACCGCCGGCATGGCGGGCGAGGCGTTCGCCGACCCGTCGGGCGGCGCCGAGGCGGCCGACGAGGACGGGTGGGACTTCTGA
- the cysD gene encoding sulfate adenylyltransferase subunit CysD, producing the protein MKAALSITDEVGGPFALSHLDVLESEAVHIFREVAGEFERPVILFSGGKDSIVMLHLALKAFAPAPLPFALLHVDTGHNFPEVIAYRDAVVARHGLRLEVALVQDFIDRGELRERPDGTRNPLQTVPLLHAIDAHRFDAVFGGGRRDEEKARAKERVFSLRDEFGGWDPRRQRPELWQLYNGRHAPGEHVRVFPLSNWTELDVWQYIAREKIEIPAIYYAHHRDVFRRDGMWLAPGEWGGAKGAETVASRQVRYRTVGDMSCTGAVESSAETIEQIIAEIAASRLTERGATRADDKLSEAAMEDRKREGYF; encoded by the coding sequence ATGAAGGCGGCACTCTCGATCACCGACGAGGTCGGCGGGCCCTTCGCCCTCTCCCATCTAGATGTGCTGGAGTCCGAGGCGGTCCATATCTTCCGCGAGGTGGCGGGCGAGTTCGAGCGGCCGGTGATCCTCTTCTCGGGCGGCAAGGACTCCATCGTCATGCTGCACCTGGCGCTCAAGGCGTTCGCGCCCGCGCCGCTCCCGTTCGCCCTGCTGCACGTCGACACGGGGCACAACTTCCCCGAGGTCATCGCCTACCGCGACGCGGTGGTGGCCAGGCACGGACTGCGCCTCGAAGTCGCGCTGGTGCAGGACTTCATCGACAGGGGCGAACTGCGCGAGAGGCCCGACGGAACGCGCAACCCGCTACAGACGGTGCCGCTGCTGCACGCCATCGACGCACACCGCTTCGACGCGGTCTTCGGCGGCGGGCGGCGCGACGAGGAGAAGGCCAGGGCCAAGGAGCGGGTGTTCTCGCTGCGCGACGAGTTCGGCGGCTGGGACCCGAGGCGGCAGCGGCCCGAGCTGTGGCAGCTCTACAACGGGCGGCACGCGCCCGGCGAGCACGTCCGGGTGTTCCCGCTCTCCAACTGGACCGAGCTGGACGTCTGGCAGTACATCGCCAGGGAGAAGATCGAGATCCCGGCGATCTACTACGCGCACCACCGCGACGTGTTCCGGCGCGACGGCATGTGGCTGGCCCCGGGCGAGTGGGGCGGCGCCAAGGGGGCCGAGACGGTGGCCAGCCGCCAGGTGCGGTACCGCACCGTCGGCGACATGTCCTGCACCGGGGCCGTGGAGTCGTCGGCGGAGACCATCGAGCAGATCATCGCCGAGATCGCCGCCTCCCGGCTGACCGAACGGGGCGCCACCCGGGCCGACGACAAGCTGTCGGAGGCCGCCATGGAGGACCGCAAGCGCGAGGGGTACTTCTGA
- the cysC gene encoding adenylyl-sulfate kinase, whose product MATVERGATVWLTGLPSAGKTTIAEALAARLADEGHRVEVLDGDEIRTFLSAGLGFSREDRHTNVRRIGFVAELLASHGVKVLVPVIAPYADSREAVRKHHQAGGTGYLEVHVATPVEVCSERDVKGLYARQASGELTGLTGVDDPYEAPADPDLRIAAHEQTVAESASALHALLTDRGLA is encoded by the coding sequence ATGGCGACGGTCGAGCGTGGTGCCACCGTCTGGCTCACCGGGCTGCCCAGCGCGGGCAAGACCACCATCGCCGAGGCGCTGGCCGCCCGGCTCGCCGACGAGGGCCACCGGGTCGAGGTGCTCGACGGGGACGAGATCCGCACCTTCCTCTCCGCCGGGCTCGGCTTCTCCCGGGAGGACCGGCACACCAACGTCCGGCGGATCGGCTTCGTCGCCGAACTGCTCGCCTCGCACGGGGTGAAGGTCCTGGTGCCGGTGATAGCCCCCTACGCCGACAGCCGCGAGGCCGTCCGCAAGCACCACCAGGCGGGCGGCACCGGCTATCTGGAGGTGCATGTGGCGACCCCGGTCGAGGTCTGCTCGGAGCGCGACGTCAAGGGCCTCTACGCCCGGCAGGCCAGCGGTGAACTGACGGGGCTGACCGGCGTCGACGACCCCTACGAGGCGCCGGCGGACCCGGATCTGCGGATCGCGGCGCACGAGCAGACGGTCGCCGAGTCCGCGTCGGCGCTGCACGCGCTGCTGACCGACCGGGGGTTGGCGTGA
- a CDS encoding phosphoadenylyl-sulfate reductase: protein MDTTTSRSAARVEELRDLAERAGRELEDADAVDILRWATDTFGDRFCVTSSMEDAVVAHLASRARPGVDVVFLDTGYHFPETIGTRDAVATVLDVNVRTLTPARTVAEQDAEWGPRLHERDPDRCCALRKVAPLERGLAGYDAWATGLRRDESPTRADTPVVGWDARRALVKIAPIARWTQDDVAAYVAEHGVLTNPLLQDGYASIGCAPCTRRVAEGEDARAGRWAGLGKTECGLHG, encoded by the coding sequence TTGGACACCACCACCAGCCGATCCGCCGCACGCGTCGAGGAGTTGCGGGACCTGGCCGAGCGCGCGGGCCGCGAGCTTGAGGACGCGGACGCGGTCGACATCCTGCGTTGGGCCACCGACACCTTCGGCGACCGGTTCTGCGTCACCTCGTCGATGGAGGACGCCGTCGTCGCCCATCTGGCCTCCCGCGCCAGGCCGGGCGTCGACGTGGTGTTCCTGGACACCGGCTACCACTTCCCCGAGACCATCGGCACCAGGGACGCGGTCGCCACCGTGCTGGACGTCAACGTGCGGACGTTGACGCCGGCCAGGACCGTCGCCGAGCAGGACGCCGAGTGGGGCCCCCGGCTCCATGAGCGCGACCCCGACCGCTGCTGCGCGCTGCGCAAGGTCGCCCCGCTGGAGCGCGGGCTCGCCGGCTACGACGCGTGGGCCACGGGCCTGCGCAGGGACGAGTCCCCCACCCGGGCCGACACGCCCGTGGTCGGCTGGGACGCGCGGCGCGCGCTGGTGAAGATCGCCCCCATCGCCCGCTGGACCCAGGACGACGTGGCGGCGTATGTCGCCGAGCACGGCGTGCTCACCAACCCGCTGCTCCAGGACGGCTACGCCTCGATCGGCTGCGCGCCCTGCACCCGCAGGGTCGCCGAGGGCGAGGACGCGCGGGCCGGCCGCTGGGCGGGCCTGGGCAAGACCGAGTGCGGGTTGCACGGCTGA
- a CDS encoding nitrite/sulfite reductase translates to MSDSAKKPVGTPRRKVGRHRGEGQWAAGHMTPLNANEQTKKDDNGLNVRTRIETIYAHRGFDSIDGADLRGRMRWWGLYTQRKPGIDGGKTAILEPEELDDEFFMLRVRIDGGLLTTEQLRVIGEISQEFARGTADITDRQNVQYHWIRIEDMPEIWRRLEGVGLSTTEACGDTPRVIVGSPVAGIAADEIIDGTPAIEAIQRRVIGNRAYSNLPRKFKSAISGSPLLDVVHEINDIAFVGVVHPERGPGFDVWVGGGLSTNPSLGQRLGAWVPLEEVADVHEGVVGLFRDYGYRRLRTRARIKFLLKDWGVAKFRQVLEDEYLLRRMVDGPAPEQPPNDWRDHIGVHRQKDGRFYLGFAPRVGRVDGTTLAKIADLAEAHGSHRVRTTVHQKMLILDVPEDQVEQLADGLEALDLTTRPSSFRRGTMACTGIEFCKLAIVETKSRGQWLIDELERRLPDFAEPITININGCPNSCARIQVADIGLKGQLVTDDEGKQVEGFQVHLGGSLGLDPGFGRKVRGLKVTATGLADYAERVLRAFEAGREPGERFAQWAARATEEELT, encoded by the coding sequence ATGTCGGACTCCGCCAAGAAGCCCGTCGGCACCCCCCGCCGCAAGGTCGGCCGTCACCGCGGCGAAGGCCAGTGGGCCGCCGGGCACATGACGCCTCTCAACGCCAACGAGCAGACGAAGAAGGACGACAACGGTCTCAATGTGCGGACACGCATTGAGACGATCTACGCGCACCGGGGATTCGACTCGATCGACGGCGCCGACCTGCGCGGCCGGATGCGCTGGTGGGGTCTGTACACCCAGCGCAAGCCGGGGATCGACGGCGGCAAGACCGCGATCCTGGAGCCCGAGGAGCTGGACGACGAGTTCTTCATGCTCCGCGTCCGCATCGACGGCGGGCTATTGACCACCGAGCAGCTGCGGGTGATCGGCGAGATATCACAGGAGTTCGCGCGCGGCACCGCCGACATCACCGACCGGCAGAACGTCCAGTACCACTGGATCCGCATCGAGGACATGCCGGAGATCTGGCGGCGCCTTGAGGGCGTCGGCCTCTCCACCACCGAGGCGTGCGGCGACACCCCCCGGGTGATCGTGGGCTCCCCCGTCGCCGGCATCGCGGCCGACGAGATCATCGACGGCACCCCGGCCATCGAGGCCATCCAGCGCCGGGTGATCGGCAACAGGGCCTACTCCAACCTCCCGCGCAAGTTCAAGTCGGCGATCTCGGGGTCACCGCTGCTGGACGTGGTGCACGAGATCAACGACATCGCCTTCGTCGGCGTGGTCCACCCCGAGCGCGGCCCGGGCTTCGACGTGTGGGTCGGCGGCGGTCTCTCCACCAACCCGAGCCTCGGGCAACGCCTCGGCGCCTGGGTCCCGTTGGAGGAGGTCGCCGACGTGCACGAGGGCGTGGTCGGCCTCTTCCGCGACTACGGCTACCGGCGGCTGCGCACCCGCGCCCGGATCAAGTTCCTGCTGAAGGACTGGGGCGTCGCCAAGTTCCGCCAGGTGCTGGAGGACGAGTACCTGCTGCGCCGGATGGTCGACGGCCCGGCGCCCGAGCAGCCGCCCAACGACTGGCGGGACCACATCGGCGTGCACCGGCAGAAGGACGGCCGGTTCTACCTGGGCTTCGCGCCGCGCGTGGGGCGGGTCGACGGCACCACACTCGCCAAGATCGCCGATCTCGCCGAGGCCCACGGCTCGCACCGGGTGCGCACCACCGTCCACCAGAAGATGCTGATCCTGGACGTGCCCGAGGACCAGGTCGAGCAGCTCGCCGACGGCCTGGAGGCGTTGGACCTCACCACCCGCCCCTCCTCGTTCCGGCGCGGCACCATGGCCTGCACCGGCATCGAGTTCTGCAAGCTCGCCATCGTGGAGACCAAGAGCCGGGGCCAGTGGCTGATCGACGAACTGGAGCGCAGGCTCCCGGACTTCGCCGAGCCCATCACCATCAACATCAACGGCTGCCCCAACTCCTGCGCCCGTATCCAGGTCGCCGACATCGGCCTCAAGGGCCAGCTGGTCACCGACGACGAGGGCAAGCAGGTGGAGGGCTTCCAGGTGCACCTCGGCGGCTCCCTCGGCCTCGACCCCGGCTTCGGCCGCAAGGTGCGCGGCCTCAAGGTCACCGCTACCGGTCTCGCCGACTACGCGGAGCGGGTGCTGCGTGCCTTCGAGGCCGGGCGCGAGCCCGGGGAGCGCTTCGCCCAGTGGGCGGCCCGCGCCACCGAGGAGGAGCTCACGTGA
- a CDS encoding putative leader peptide, with protein MSRAGIALVSRRHVDLGRMSSAICPVS; from the coding sequence ATGTCGCGAGCGGGAATTGCCTTGGTGAGTCGCCGCCATGTGGATCTCGGTCGAATGTCAAGCGCCATCTGTCCGGTGTCCTAG
- a CDS encoding acyl-CoA dehydrogenase family protein: MTPSTHTVTNQVPPLIDYDVFGQDAVLSEGFARLVTPEAAAEAGAELTELGRAAGSAEAAEWGRLANENPPVLRVFDPRGHRIDEVEFHPAWHQLLDRAVSSGLTDAWTWPSGQLRRTAGFLVWSQVEAGHGCPVSMTHAAVPALRATPELAAVWEPLLTSHRYQPGLDVPATAKAGAVAGMGMTEKQGGSDVRANTTRAEPAGDPGLYRLTGHKWFCSAPMSDVFLVLAQAPGGLSCFLLPRVLPDGTRNSFRLQRLKDKLGNRSNASSEVEFDGETLAWLVGEEGRGVRTIIEMVAATRLDCVTGSAAIMRQAVARATHHAAHRSAFGGPLIDKPLMTNVLADLALESEAATALALRLAAAVDAAADGSAHDRHLLRLALPAAKYWVTKRCTPVAAEALECLGGNGYVEESGLPRLLRESPLNSLWEGSGNVQALDALRALQREPGALNAYLVEVGQAAGADHRLDAALKDLLTELSDLEGVEARARRVVERLALVLQGSLLVRHAPPEVADAFCASRLGRNWGDSFGTLPGGSLTAVVERARPLPE; encoded by the coding sequence ATGACGCCCAGCACCCACACGGTCACCAATCAGGTCCCCCCCTTGATCGACTACGACGTGTTCGGTCAGGACGCCGTCCTCTCCGAGGGCTTCGCGCGGCTGGTCACGCCCGAGGCGGCGGCCGAGGCGGGCGCGGAGCTGACGGAGCTCGGCCGGGCGGCCGGCTCGGCGGAGGCGGCCGAATGGGGGCGGCTGGCCAATGAGAACCCTCCTGTCCTGCGGGTCTTCGATCCGCGCGGGCATCGGATCGACGAGGTCGAGTTCCATCCCGCCTGGCATCAACTGCTCGACCGGGCGGTGTCGTCCGGGCTCACCGACGCCTGGACGTGGCCATCGGGCCAACTGCGTAGGACGGCTGGTTTTCTCGTCTGGAGCCAGGTGGAGGCGGGGCACGGCTGCCCCGTCTCGATGACGCATGCGGCGGTGCCGGCGCTGCGCGCCACCCCCGAGTTGGCCGCCGTCTGGGAGCCGCTGCTCACCTCCCACCGCTACCAGCCAGGGCTCGACGTCCCGGCCACGGCCAAGGCGGGCGCGGTCGCCGGCATGGGGATGACGGAGAAGCAGGGGGGCTCCGATGTGCGGGCCAACACCACCAGGGCGGAGCCGGCGGGCGATCCCGGCCTCTACCGGCTGACCGGGCACAAGTGGTTCTGCTCGGCGCCGATGTCCGATGTCTTCCTGGTGCTGGCCCAGGCGCCCGGCGGGCTCAGCTGCTTCCTGCTGCCCCGGGTGCTGCCGGACGGCACCCGCAACTCCTTCCGGCTCCAGCGGCTCAAGGACAAGCTGGGCAACCGCTCCAACGCCTCGTCCGAGGTGGAGTTCGACGGCGAGACGCTGGCCTGGCTGGTCGGCGAGGAGGGGCGTGGGGTGCGCACCATCATCGAGATGGTGGCGGCCACCCGTCTCGACTGCGTCACGGGCTCGGCGGCGATCATGCGGCAGGCCGTCGCGCGGGCCACCCACCACGCGGCGCACCGTTCGGCGTTCGGCGGCCCGCTGATCGACAAGCCGCTGATGACCAATGTGCTGGCCGATCTGGCCCTTGAGTCCGAGGCCGCGACGGCGCTGGCGCTGCGCCTGGCCGCCGCGGTCGACGCGGCGGCGGACGGCAGCGCCCATGACCGCCACCTGCTGCGGCTGGCGCTGCCGGCCGCCAAGTACTGGGTCACCAAACGCTGCACGCCGGTGGCGGCCGAGGCGCTCGAGTGTCTGGGCGGCAACGGCTACGTGGAGGAGTCGGGCCTGCCCAGGCTGCTGCGCGAGTCCCCGCTCAACTCCCTCTGGGAGGGCTCGGGCAATGTCCAGGCCCTGGACGCGCTGCGCGCGCTGCAACGGGAGCCGGGCGCGCTCAACGCGTATCTGGTCGAGGTGGGCCAGGCCGCCGGCGCCGACCACCGGTTGGACGCGGCGCTCAAGGATCTGCTGACCGAGCTGTCCGATCTGGAGGGCGTGGAGGCCAGGGCACGCCGGGTGGTTGAGCGGCTGGCGCTGGTGCTCCAGGGCTCGCTGCTGGTGCGGCACGCCCCGCCCGAGGTGGCCGACGCGTTCTGCGCCTCCCGGCTGGGCCGGAACTGGGGCGACAGCTTCGGCACCCTCCCCGGCGGGTCGCTGACCGCCGTGGTCGAACGGGCCCGCCCCCTTCCGGAGTAG
- a CDS encoding helix-turn-helix domain-containing protein has product MVLGNRLRALREAQGITGADAGRRIRGSHSKISRLEMGRTGFKARDVLDLLTYYGVADEAERVTLLALARQSNTHGWWQFYHDIVPSWLNVYLGLEQTATVIRGYELQFVPGLLQTEEYARAVMSLVPDEEERLERRVRLRMARQQVLRRPQPPFLWVVIDETALRRSMGGRGLMRRQLEYLLEVSRLSHVTVQVVPFTAGAHSAIAGPVTLLRPPGGELSDVVYLEQLTGGAYPDKPSEVEQYRHVMNRLSVEALPPAATTDFLFDALREL; this is encoded by the coding sequence ATGGTCCTCGGGAACCGGCTGCGCGCCCTGCGGGAGGCCCAGGGCATCACCGGCGCGGACGCGGGGCGCCGCATCCGGGGGTCGCACTCCAAGATCAGCCGCCTGGAGATGGGGAGAACCGGCTTCAAGGCGCGCGATGTCCTCGACCTGCTCACCTACTACGGCGTCGCCGACGAGGCGGAGCGCGTCACCCTGCTGGCCCTGGCCCGCCAGTCCAACACCCACGGGTGGTGGCAGTTCTACCACGACATCGTCCCCAGCTGGTTGAACGTCTATCTCGGCCTTGAGCAGACCGCGACCGTGATCAGGGGCTACGAGCTGCAGTTCGTCCCCGGCCTGTTGCAGACCGAGGAGTACGCCCGCGCGGTGATGTCCCTGGTGCCCGACGAGGAGGAGCGCCTTGAGCGCCGGGTACGGCTGCGGATGGCCAGGCAGCAGGTGCTGCGCCGGCCCCAGCCGCCGTTCCTGTGGGTGGTCATCGACGAGACGGCGCTGCGCCGCTCGATGGGCGGCCGTGGGCTGATGCGCCGGCAGCTGGAGTATCTGCTGGAGGTCTCCCGGCTGTCGCATGTCACCGTGCAGGTGGTCCCGTTCACGGCCGGGGCGCACTCGGCGATCGCGGGCCCGGTGACGCTGCTGCGCCCGCCGGGCGGTGAGCTGTCGGACGTCGTCTATCTGGAGCAGCTCACCGGCGGCGCCTACCCGGACAAGCCGTCCGAGGTCGAGCAGTATCGCCATGTGATGAACCGCCTTTCCGTCGAGGCGCTGCCGCCCGCCGCGACCACGGACTTCCTGTTCGACGCGCTGCGCGAGCTGTGA
- a CDS encoding LPFR motif small protein: MFRAIADLLRMVGGAIATLVTLPFRAIARLFGGASDSTRGRH; the protein is encoded by the coding sequence ATGTTCCGCGCCATCGCCGATCTGCTGCGCATGGTGGGCGGCGCCATCGCCACCCTCGTCACTCTGCCCTTCCGGGCGATCGCCCGCCTCTTCGGCGGCGCGTCCGACAGCACGCGTGGGCGCCACTGA